The bacterium genome has a segment encoding these proteins:
- the fliI gene encoding flagellar protein export ATPase FliI, with amino-acid sequence MSIETQNEVLPRLERYIDLIGDSSPVRMIGRVSRVVGVVVESIGPALTIGDTCWIISKDESRRIRAEVVGLRGANLLLMPFGQINGISTESEVVPCREPVSVPVGNNLLGRIIDGLGNPIDEKGPVNTDIKRAIHSDPPSPLFRRRIESPIATGIRSIDGLLTCGEGQRMGIFAGSGVGKSILLGMIARNTNADVNVIALIGERGREVREFIERDLGPEGLKRSVVVVVTSDQAAILRIKGALVATTIAEYFRDQGLKVMLMMDSVTRFAMAQREIGLAVGEPPTSKGYTPSVFTLLPKLLERAGTGSVGSITGLYTVLVESDDMNEPVADAVRSILDGHIVLSRKLASMSHYPAIDVLESVSRVMGDVVSTEHRKSARDVIEILATYREAEDLVNIGAYVSGSNPGIDKALGHIEGINSFLKQDIYEKAEYENTLKSLDEVLK; translated from the coding sequence ATGAGCATTGAAACACAAAATGAAGTCCTCCCGAGACTGGAAAGATACATCGACCTTATTGGAGATTCTTCTCCTGTTAGAATGATAGGAAGAGTAAGCCGTGTTGTAGGGGTTGTAGTGGAATCAATTGGGCCTGCTCTTACAATAGGAGATACATGCTGGATAATATCAAAAGATGAATCACGCAGAATCAGAGCGGAAGTAGTGGGCCTTAGAGGAGCGAATCTTCTGTTAATGCCCTTTGGCCAGATAAACGGGATTAGTACGGAATCTGAAGTCGTGCCGTGCAGGGAACCGGTTTCAGTACCTGTTGGAAATAATCTTCTTGGAAGAATAATAGACGGTCTTGGAAATCCGATTGATGAAAAAGGCCCTGTTAATACTGATATTAAGCGAGCAATACACAGCGATCCCCCAAGCCCTCTTTTCAGGCGGAGAATAGAGTCGCCCATAGCAACAGGAATCAGGTCTATTGACGGGCTTTTAACCTGTGGTGAGGGACAGAGGATGGGAATATTCGCAGGAAGCGGCGTTGGTAAAAGTATCCTTCTCGGTATGATAGCACGTAATACAAATGCTGATGTTAATGTTATTGCTTTGATAGGAGAGAGGGGAAGGGAAGTACGGGAATTTATTGAGAGGGATTTAGGCCCCGAAGGCCTTAAAAGATCGGTAGTGGTTGTTGTTACATCGGATCAGGCTGCAATATTACGAATTAAAGGTGCGCTCGTGGCGACAACAATAGCTGAATATTTCCGTGACCAGGGGCTTAAAGTTATGCTCATGATGGATTCTGTTACCAGATTTGCTATGGCCCAGAGAGAGATAGGCCTTGCAGTCGGAGAACCACCTACATCCAAAGGATATACTCCGTCAGTATTTACCCTGCTGCCAAAATTGCTCGAGAGGGCCGGTACAGGCTCTGTCGGCAGTATTACAGGCCTCTATACTGTACTTGTTGAGAGTGATGACATGAATGAGCCTGTTGCAGATGCAGTAAGATCAATACTTGACGGACATATTGTGCTTTCACGTAAACTGGCATCAATGAGCCATTATCCTGCGATTGATGTGCTTGAAAGCGTAAGCAGAGTTATGGGCGATGTTGTATCAACTGAGCACCGAAAATCGGCAAGAGATGTTATTGAGATACTCGCGACATACCGGGAGGCGGAAGATCTTGTTAATATAGGTGCATATGTTTCCGGGAGCAATCCCGGGATTGATAAGGCTTTAGGCCATATCGAGGGAATAAATAGTTTTTTAAAGCAGGATATCTACGAAAAAGCCGAGTATGAAAATACTTTGAAATCCCTGGATGAAGTACTTAAATAG
- the fliG gene encoding flagellar motor switch protein FliG: MHETLNNKIDGVKKAAVLIVAMGSKAAAPVLKELTEEEVERITREIAALESVPSDLVDSIKAEFRQMVIAQEYIAVGGLEYAKEVLEEALGSAKALEVIKKVQRSMEIRGFNILKKLDAEQLINFMQKEHPQTIALVLTQLDPEQAANLLGNLPTELRNDVMYRFATMDRVSTDYIKEVERVLESRVEFNVSGNPIGGVKAAAGILNLAGQSVEKGVLQTLSQRDPELSAEIKNLMFVFEDLLMLDDRSIQRVLKDVDMKELSLALKGASDDMKAKILSNVSERASKMIKEEMEFMGPVKLRDVEKAQQKIVDIVRKLDEDGEVVLATPGGKEEIIV; encoded by the coding sequence ATGCATGAAACGCTTAATAATAAAATTGATGGTGTAAAAAAAGCTGCGGTTCTAATTGTCGCAATGGGTTCAAAAGCAGCAGCTCCGGTTTTAAAAGAGCTTACTGAAGAGGAAGTCGAGAGAATCACCCGTGAAATTGCAGCGCTTGAAAGCGTGCCTTCGGATCTTGTTGATTCAATAAAAGCTGAGTTCAGGCAGATGGTAATTGCCCAGGAGTATATTGCAGTAGGCGGGCTTGAGTATGCCAAAGAAGTTCTGGAAGAAGCGTTGGGAAGCGCAAAAGCTCTTGAAGTTATTAAAAAAGTACAACGTTCTATGGAAATCCGAGGGTTTAATATTTTAAAAAAATTGGATGCGGAACAGCTTATAAATTTTATGCAGAAGGAACATCCTCAGACTATAGCTCTTGTTCTGACTCAGCTGGATCCCGAACAAGCTGCCAACCTTTTAGGAAATTTACCTACTGAATTAAGAAATGATGTAATGTATCGTTTTGCAACTATGGACAGGGTTTCAACAGATTATATTAAAGAGGTTGAGAGAGTACTTGAGAGCAGAGTTGAATTTAATGTAAGCGGCAATCCTATCGGAGGTGTAAAAGCTGCGGCTGGAATTTTAAATCTTGCAGGCCAGTCAGTTGAAAAGGGCGTACTGCAGACTTTAAGCCAGAGGGATCCTGAGTTATCAGCTGAGATTAAAAATCTAATGTTTGTATTTGAGGACCTTCTTATGCTTGACGACAGATCCATTCAGAGAGTACTTAAAGATGTTGACATGAAGGAACTCAGCCTTGCGCTTAAAGGTGCAAGCGATGATATGAAAGCCAAAATACTGTCGAATGTTTCTGAGAGAGCATCAAAGATGATTAAAGAAGAGATGGAATTTATGGGCCCTGTCAAGCTTCGTGATGTTGAAAAAGCCCAACAGAAGATAGTTGACATTGTAAGAAAGCTTGATGAGGACGGAGAAGTCGTTCTTGCAACTCCCGGCGGGAAAGAGGAGATAATTGTCTGA
- the fliJ gene encoding flagellar export protein FliJ — MKKFLFKLQRVIDVKKSIEKKKMQELAEAKRHVKIEKKKLEKLIDNKIRYITMFNELKESGPINASDANQILRYIDKLRKDIEKQKDTVEIKIKEAGRRRNDLVETVKDKKILEKLRENKLVDYNKDVIKEEQTFLDEVGAVKSARGELIKINT; from the coding sequence ATGAAGAAGTTTTTATTTAAACTTCAAAGAGTTATTGACGTTAAAAAAAGCATTGAAAAAAAGAAAATGCAGGAGTTGGCGGAAGCCAAAAGACATGTGAAGATAGAGAAGAAAAAGCTGGAGAAATTGATTGATAATAAAATAAGATACATTACTATGTTTAATGAATTAAAGGAGAGTGGCCCGATTAACGCATCTGATGCGAATCAAATTTTAAGGTACATTGATAAACTGAGAAAAGATATTGAGAAACAGAAAGATACAGTTGAGATTAAGATTAAAGAAGCCGGGAGAAGGCGTAATGATCTTGTTGAAACAGTAAAAGATAAAAAAATACTTGAAAAGCTCAGAGAAAATAAATTAGTTGATTATAATAAAGATGTGATTAAAGAGGAACAGACTTTTCTTGATGAAGTAGGTGCAGTAAAATCTGCACGAGGGGAACTGATAAAGATAAATACTTAA
- the fliF gene encoding flagellar M-ring protein FliF, with the protein MADMQSFWKRFIISFGRMSIGEKLTIATTLIGLIIGVSLLMKWATRPDYALLFNNLDLKEADKIVESLKTGNIPYEIKSGGTAVFVPSSQVYEWRMKLASEGLPSSGSVGYEIFDQKSIGISDFVQKINYGRALEGELARTIMGIDGVEYARVHVVIPHERLFQEDQKDPTASIAIRVKPNVRLGRNQVAGITNLVAASVEGLRAENVTVIDSRGNILSNQWKDGTVAGMSSGQMEVQRQVESNLQKKAQTMLDAVLGQGKSIVRVSAELNFKRVDRTEEKYDPENVAILSEERTDEANSSNTSSASNGKGQLEHSITNYKVPKTVERIIDSGGNIKRISVAVLVDGKEEKVTDSNGAETVKYKPRNPEELSLLKGVVQNAVGFNPDRNDKIEIQNMMFEQGDKPEIVNEPSNFSRPEFWFGIGQKAFPVIVILIMLFILKSKLSKIKISVPSQGYGHSSRSLGIDQQDMIVPNIEANAPPETIESAKLMKQITNFVEDKPGMAARLVRYWMLEE; encoded by the coding sequence ATGGCTGATATGCAAAGTTTCTGGAAGAGGTTTATAATTTCCTTTGGGCGTATGTCCATTGGTGAGAAATTGACAATAGCAACAACTCTGATCGGATTGATTATCGGAGTTTCACTGCTGATGAAATGGGCGACAAGGCCTGACTATGCACTTCTGTTTAATAATCTTGACCTGAAAGAAGCTGATAAAATTGTTGAATCTCTTAAAACAGGCAACATTCCGTACGAAATAAAATCCGGCGGTACTGCGGTATTTGTCCCTTCTTCTCAGGTATATGAATGGAGAATGAAGCTTGCAAGTGAGGGGCTGCCCTCAAGCGGAAGTGTAGGATATGAGATATTTGACCAGAAGAGTATTGGCATCTCGGATTTCGTGCAGAAGATTAATTATGGAAGGGCACTTGAAGGTGAGCTTGCAAGAACCATAATGGGTATAGACGGAGTAGAATATGCAAGAGTGCATGTTGTTATTCCTCATGAAAGGCTGTTCCAGGAGGATCAGAAAGATCCGACTGCATCAATAGCTATACGTGTCAAACCTAATGTAAGATTAGGGCGTAATCAGGTTGCGGGAATTACGAATTTGGTTGCTGCAAGTGTTGAAGGGCTGCGCGCTGAGAATGTCACTGTTATTGATTCCAGAGGGAATATTCTTTCAAATCAATGGAAGGATGGTACAGTTGCAGGAATGAGTTCCGGCCAAATGGAAGTACAGAGGCAGGTTGAATCGAACCTTCAGAAAAAGGCTCAGACAATGTTAGATGCAGTACTGGGCCAGGGTAAATCTATTGTAAGAGTAAGTGCAGAACTGAATTTTAAAAGGGTAGACCGAACAGAAGAAAAGTATGACCCTGAAAATGTTGCGATTTTAAGTGAGGAGCGTACTGATGAAGCTAATTCGTCCAATACTTCATCGGCAAGTAACGGAAAAGGACAGCTTGAGCATTCCATTACAAATTATAAGGTACCCAAGACCGTAGAAAGAATTATTGATTCGGGCGGGAATATAAAGAGAATTTCCGTAGCAGTTCTGGTTGACGGAAAGGAAGAGAAAGTTACGGATAGTAATGGTGCAGAGACTGTGAAATACAAGCCGCGAAACCCGGAAGAGCTTTCTCTGTTAAAAGGAGTTGTCCAAAATGCAGTGGGGTTCAATCCTGATAGAAATGACAAGATTGAGATTCAGAATATGATGTTTGAACAGGGGGATAAACCCGAGATAGTAAATGAACCTTCAAACTTTTCCAGGCCTGAATTCTGGTTTGGTATCGGGCAGAAAGCTTTTCCTGTAATTGTTATTCTTATAATGCTGTTCATTTTAAAATCAAAACTTTCAAAAATCAAGATTTCCGTTCCTTCTCAAGGGTATGGGCATAGCAGCAGGTCTTTAGGTATAGACCAGCAGGATATGATAGTACCAAATATAGAAGCGAATGCTCCGCCTGAAACAATTGAGAGTGCAAAGTTAATGAAACAGATAACTAATTTTGTTGAAGACAAGCCAGGCATGGCAGCGAGGCTTGTCCGTTATTGGATGCTTGAGGAATAG